A single region of the Pyrenophora tritici-repentis strain M4 chromosome Unknown M4_contig_00028, whole genome shotgun sequence genome encodes:
- a CDS encoding UBN2 multi-domain protein gives MAVEKEEWKIPQLTAENHDTWFRRNKVKLKGKKVFYVCEKNLVQHCQIAIAGELTEAMEELEIAEADKHTKIRVNIEKRDKYLEDEATAIDLLFRSLTEDDQALIDEYDTAFQFWAYLQKKYTQTDATTANIYMTRIQTFTFNPGNTIVGSWEKLKEYRRKLVAADADTNGAYKDSALLLVLIRSLPKEFKTTIDTLNAQLNLTVEQKLKFLEEKEVRDQQDADEKALPAFRKTEKYVPPYKRRNHKSSPLSSDSESGTKFMVQCFLCDGAHGVRDCPRRERARKLLKEYDAKKSSKPPIKTLKQRNSHKKTGKAYGAEEVNSESDELSETSDSEPEEIETCRLSKDIVGKASPSTWAADTGASSHMSDQPSLFRRMMKIKRRLVRVGGGELYADWKGEAQVVCKDGSSTWLSEVLLVPNLGVNLLSGRRICAAGLKGRFNSHVLCFKLGKEIIIKATMDDGLYVVSHIADGYHETAFLGTEPHTPVKSELKVNEKERYLLYHRRFAHLGPTKIAKLHEVTTLQKKIQVPEKIEICEVCSLTKMKNSIPKQLREHKATKLALVQFDIAGPFPTSLRGNRWFLQIIDSYTRKNWVIPLKKKGDAQRELRIWKTFVEHQTGEKVKAAGTDNAPELLQQAEEWRVTQGVEIQPTTIASSHQNGPAERNIQTAEADMRAMLKDAGLPIEFWDEAVEADAYLRNRTNTGPMINGKQVSPEEAFTGTKPSIDHIRVWGSKCYSYINPKTIPADQRHDKLVDRGRIGVFMGYSETTNKQFKFYSPELGYTSRTSRLSVDEYTPGGKVELRLRNIPAGPQGTQNTMPDRKPRGRPRKDLELSPAERMEPTPTERMEPSPAEPMEPSPTEPMEPSPAEPIEPVSENLMEPSSAELTHEPVKRHRGRPRRLTTIPPTAPSDERVPNLVNEEGPEEPCTQSVREKEIPRYFTRQAKRKRSNEEIVEDERFSKIVKAMLAQVGLTEEQTRLSEKAFAATEIAGIQIPQTHEQAINDPKYGKQWKAAILEEIIALIENRTWEEVPKPKDANMVDSKWVFTVKTNLDGTVERFKARLVARGFTQAHGTDYNETFAPTVRMDTLRLFMATVAAENLECFHFDIKNAFTESHLKEEIFLKQPQGVEVKKGYVLRVLRSLYGLKQAARDWNLLIKKELLAWGFVQSLADPCMFIHKEKQLRILVYVDDIAAAAKDRAQIDWFYEKLSGRFNTKNLGEIHKILGVRVTRDRKRRTIYLDQEQYLHAVLDKFGMSSKQHRDKKIPSADYTSFRPATDNDTRIDITEYQQVIGSLMFAMVLTRPDIAFTLGKLSQYMSDPAEHHGHALKNLLRYLRSTVTLKLRYGPGGVHSQFVIYSDADWASDMVDRKSVSGSTAMFYGGPISWSSKKQRSVATSSCESEYIALSTCCKQGQWIAQMFRDLGFPKYIGKDTNKVQMLGDNQGAIALTKNPHLHERSKHIDVCYHFIRDLAEQGKLDVAYVPTADMVADGMTKPLQRVAFERFKNQLGVVLGPDLP, from the coding sequence atggctgtagagaaggaagaatggaagattccccaacttacagctgaaaaccacgatacttggttccgccgaaacaaggtcaagcttaaggggaagaaagtcttctatgtctgcgagaaaaaCCTGGTACAGCACTGCCAAATAGCAATAGCCGGTGAACTaacggaggctatggaagagttggaaattgctgaagcagacaagcatactaagatccgcgtcaacattgaaaaaagagacaagtacctagaagatgaagccactgcaatcgatctcttgtttcggtcgcttactgaagatgaccaagcccttattgacgaatacgacactgccttccagttctgggcctacctacaaaagaagtacacccaaactgacgccacaaccgccaacatttacatgaccagaattcaaacgttcacattCAATCCTGGGAACACAattgttggatcatgggaaaagctaaaggaataccgacgcaaactcgtagcagcagacgctgacaccaacggagcttacaaggactctgcactactactcgttcttattagatcactcccgaaagaatttaagactacgattgacaccttaaacgcccaacttaaccttacggttgaacagaaacttaagtttctggaagagaaggaggttcgagaccagcaagacgccgacgaaaaagctctcccagcattccggaagacggagaagtatgttccgccttacaagcgccgaaatcacaagagctcaccactatcgtctgactccgaatctggtaCTAAGTTTATggtccaatgcttcctttgtgacggagcccatggcgtacgagactgtccaagacgtgagagagctcgaaagctccttaaggaatacgacgctaagaaatcatctaagcCGCCTATTAAGACACTCAAGCAAAGGAATTCTCACAAAAagactggcaaagcatatggagccgaagaagtcaattcagagtcagatgaattatccgagacctcagactctgaacccgaggaaattgagacatgccgtctctcaaaagacattgtcggtaaggcctctccatctacttgggctgccgacactggcgcctcctcccacatgtctgaccaaccctcattgtttagacgaatgatgaagatcaagcgaagactagttcgggttggagggggagaattatatgcagactggaaaggagaagctcaagtggtgtgtaaagacggatcgtcgacatggttgtcagaagtactgcttgtacctaaccttggagtcaatttgttatcagggagaagaatttgcgcagcaggcctgaagggtcgtttcaattcacacgtactatgcttcaaactaggaaaggagatcattattaaagcaactatggacgacggcctctacgtagtgtcacacattgccgatggataccacgagacagcattcctaggcacggaaccccatacaccagttaagagcgagcttaaggttaatgaaaaggagagatacctgctgtatcacagacgtttcgcacacctaggacctacaaagattgccaaactccacgaagttacaactctccagaagaagattcaagttccagagaagattgaaatctgcgaagtgtgttccctgacaaagatgaagaacagcatccctaagcagctaagagagcacaaggccacgaagctagccttagtacagtttgacattgctggaccctttccaacatctctacgaggaaacaggtggttcctccaaattattgatagctacacgcggaaaaactgggttatcccgctgaagaaaaagggagacgcacaacgggaactccgaatctggaagacctttgtagaacatcaaactggcgagaaagtcaaagctgctggaaccgacaatgcaccagaacttctacagcaagctgaggaatggagagttacacaaggcgtggaaattcagcctacaacaattgcttcctcacaccagaatggaccagccgagcgaaacatccaaactgctgaagctgatatgagagcaatgttgaaagacgctggtttaccaattgagttttgggatgaagctgtcgaagcagacgcatacctacgcaaccgtacaaacacaggacctatgatcaatggaaagcaagtcagtcctgaagaggcattcacaggaacgaaaccatccattgaccacatccgtgtatgggggagcaaatgctattcgtacatcaaccctaaaacgattccagcagaccaacgacatgacaagctcgtggaccgtggcagaattggagtatttatgggatattctgagacaacaaataagcagttcaagttctattcgccagagcttggatacacctcaaggacaagccgattgtcagtggacgaatacacccctggagggaaagttgaactacgactgcgaaacataccagctggaccacaaggaacgcagaatacgatgccagaccgaaaaccaagaggaagacctaggaaggatctAGAATTATCTCCtgccgaacgaatggaaccaactcctaccgaacgaatggaaccatctcctgcagaaccaatggaaccatctcctaccgaaccaatggaaccatctcctgcagaaccaatagaaccagtttccgagaacctaatggaaccatcttcggcagagctaactcatgaaccagtgaagcgtcacagaggaagaccaaggaggctaactactattcctcctactgcaccatctgatgagcgggttcctaatcttgtgaacgaagaggggcccgaagaaccgtgtacccagtctgtacgagaaaaggagattccacgatacttcactagacaagccaaacggaagaggtctaacgaagagattgttgaggacgagagatttagcaagatcgttaaagctatgctagcccaagttggccttacagaagagcaaacacgactatctgagaaggctttcgcagcaaccgagatcgcaggaatccagatcccccagacacacgagcaagctatcaacgacccaaagtatggaaagcaatggaaagcagcaatacttgaagagataatcgcgttaatagagaatcgaacctgggaggaagttccaaagccaaaagacgcgaacatggttgattcaaagtgggtttttacagtcaaaacgaatctcgacgggactgttgagaggtttaaggcacgccttgtggcaagaggttttacgcaagcacacggaacagactacaacgagacttttgccccgacagtccgcatggacaccttacgtctgtttatggccactgtcgcagcggaaaacctggaatgtttccactttgacattaagaatgcattcacagagtcgcacttgaaggaagagatctttcttaagcaaccccaaggagtagaagtcaaaaaaggatacgtccttagagttctccgcagcttatacggactcaaacaggctgctcgcgactggaacttgttgataaagaaagaacttctggcatggggattcgtacaaagcctcgcagacccgtgcatgtttatccacaaagaaaaacaactccgtatcctcgtctacgttgatgacattgctgctgctgcaaaagatcgagctcaaattgattggttctacgagaagctttctggaagattcaacaccaagaacctgggggagattcataagatccttggagtacgagttacgcgagacagaaagcgccgcacaatctacctcgatcaagaacagtacctacacgcagtacttgacaagtttggaatgtctagcaaacaacacagagacaagaagattccatctgcagattacacttcatttaggccagccactgacaacgacacccgaatcgacatcactgaataccagcaagtgatagggagccttatgtttgctatggttcttacacgtccagacattgcattcaccctcggaaagctaagccaatacatgagcgatccagcagaacaccatggccatgcgttgaagaacctgctacgatatctaaggtcgacagtgacattgaagctacgctacggaccagggggagtacactcgcaatttgtcatctactctgatgctgactgggcaagcgacatggtagaccgaaagagcgtttcagggagcactgcaatgttctacggaggtccaatatcatggtctagcaagaagcaacggtctgttgcaacgtcaagctgcgaatctgaatacatcgcactatcaacatgctgcaagcaaggccagtggattgctcaaatgtttagagatcttgggttcccaaagtacattggaaaagacaccaacaaggtccagatgctaggagacaaccagggtgccattgcacttacaaagaaccctcaccttcacgaaagatcaaagcacatcgacgtctgttatcattttatccgagacctagcagaacaaggcaaactcgatgtggcctacgttccaactgcagacatggtggctgatggaatgacaaagccattgcagcgagtcgcattcgagagattcaagaaccaattaggagttgtccttggaccggacctgccctga